A single genomic interval of Primulina huaijiensis isolate GDHJ02 chromosome 7, ASM1229523v2, whole genome shotgun sequence harbors:
- the LOC140980167 gene encoding transcription factor MYB1R1-like — protein MASQSVGNDDQNSRTCSEVSGGSATGGGGKGFMLFGVRVVEGSFRKSASTNNLAQYEQAQDFNTNDVAGGYVSDDVVHRSRHRKRGVAWSEEEHKLFLLGLQKVGKGDWRGISRNFVKTRTPTQVASHAQKYFLRRNNHNRRRRRSSLFDITTDAVLGSTIEDQIHLETPPIMLQENVTKKLEKFPVSPSFPLSIKPLIVPIERSSIENMSLLQLNNSPRPLMPIPILPLPPSSKMAKLDLNKSTTLDHPPPSSLNLSTPAPLSNKQSPPQPPPAQPGRHAAAFEAMPASFNGSGGDSIISVA, from the exons ATGGCATCCCAGTCAGTGGGGAACGATGACCAAAACTCAAGAACATGTTCAGAGGTCAGTGGCGGCTCAGCCACCGGCGGCGGAGGTAAAGGGTTCATGCTATTCGGCGTAAGAGTGGTGGAAGGATCGTTTAGGAAGAGCGCGAGCACCAATAACTTAGCTCAATATGAGCAGGCGCAGGACTTCAATACTAATGATGTCGCCGGCGGCTATGTCTCCGACGATGTTGTCCACCGGAGCCGTCACCGCAAGAGAG GTGTGGCTTGGAGCGAGGAAGAACACAAACTATTCCTACTAGGGCTGCAGAAAGTAGGGAAAGGAGATTGGAGAGGAATTTCAAGAAACTTTGTGAAGACACGAACGCCTACACAGGTTGCCAGCCACGCACAAAAGTACTTCCTCCGCCGGAACAACCACAACAGGCGCCGCCGGAGATCAAGTCTATTTGACATCACCACCGACGCG GTTTTGGGTTCCACGATTGAAGACCAAATTCATCTTGAAACCCCACCAATTATGCTCCAAGAAAATGTAAccaaaaaacttgaaaaattcCCAGTTTCTCCCTCTTTCCCATTGTCCATAAAACCTTTGATTGTACCAATTGAAAGAAGTTCGATTGAGAATATGTCTTTGCTACAGCTCAACAATTCACCAAGACCCCTCATGCCCATTCCCATTTTACCCCTCCCCCCATCTTCAAAAATGGCAAAATTAGACCTAAATAAATCCACCACCCTTGATCACCCTCCTCCTTCGTCACTTAATTTATCGACCCCGGCACCATTATCCAACAAACAATCTCCGCCACAGCCACCGCCGGCCCAACCTGGACGACATGCTGCGGCTTTCGAAGCAATGCCAGCAAGCTTTAATGGAAGTGGTGGGGATAGCATCATCAGTGTTGCTTGA
- the LOC140981063 gene encoding serine/threonine-protein phosphatase PP2A-2 catalytic subunit, whose protein sequence is MPGYGDLDRQIEQLMECKPLSEAEVKILCDQARAILVEEWNVQPVKCPVTVCGDIHGQFYDLIELFRIGGNAPDTNYLFMGDYVDRGYYSVETVTLLVALKVRHRDRITILRGNHESRQITQVYGFYDECLRKYGNANVWKYFTDLFDYLPLTALIESQVFCLHGGLSPSLDTLDNIRSLDRIQEVPHEGPMCDLLWSDPDDRCGWGISPRGAGYTFGQDIASQFNHTNGLTLISRAHQLVMEGFNWCQDKNVVTVFSAPNYCYRCGNMAAILEIGENMEQNFLQFDPAPRQIEPDTTRKTPDYFL, encoded by the exons ATGCCTGGGTACGGGGATTTGGATAGGCAGATAGAGCAATTGATGGAGTGCAAGCCGCTATCGGAGGCGGAGGTGAAGATTCTGTGCGATCAGGCTCGAGCGATTTTAGTGGAGGAATGGAATGTGCAGCCGGTTAAATGTCCTGTCACTGTGTGCGGCGATATACATGGACAGTTTTACGATCTGATCGAGCTGTTTCGGATAGGCGGCAATGCTCCCGATACGAATTATCTCTTTATGGGGGATTATGTTG ATCGTGGGTACTACTCAGTGGAGACGGTCACACTTTTAGTGGCTCTGAAAGTTCGTCATagagacagaattacaattcttagAGGAAATCATGAAAGTCGGCAAATCACTCAAGT GTATGGGTTCTATGATGAGTGCTTGAGAAAGTATGGCAATGCCAATGTGTGGAAGTATTTCACCGATCTTTTTGATTACCTTCCCCTGACAGCGCTTATTGAGAGCCAG GTCTTCTGCTTACATGGGGGTCTTTCACCATCTCTTGATACTCTAGACAATATTCGATCTTTGGACCGTATACAAGAG GTTCCACATGAAGGACCAATGTGCGATCTCTTGTGGTCTGATCCGGATGATCGTTGTGGGTGGGGTATCTCACCACGTGGTGCTGGTTACACCTTTGGACAGGATATAGCCTCTCAGTTCAACCATACCAATGGCCTCACTCTAATTTCAAGAGCCCACCAGCTTGTTATGGAGGGTTTTAATTGGTGTCAG GACAAAAATGTCGTGACTGTCTTCAGCGCCCCAAACTATTGTTACCGGTGTGGAAACATGGCTGCGATTCTTGAAATCGGGGAAAACATGGAGCAAAATTTCCTTCAGTTCGATCCAGCTCCTCGACAGATTGAGCCTGACACCACACGTAAGACTCCAGATTATTTTTTGTGA